The Macrobrachium rosenbergii isolate ZJJX-2024 chromosome 31, ASM4041242v1, whole genome shotgun sequence sequence CCCATGGCGATGAAGAGtgtggttgggggtggggtggctgCATCTGAAAGGCCTGTGTTTTATCAGTATATGACAGTACAAGAGTATTGATTCATTCTGAGTTTTGACACTCCAACAAAGAACCCAGCTGACAGACTCACACATAAAGTAAAGCTGCATTCTCGGCCTCACCTCGTCAAAGAGACGCTCTGCAGGGCTCACTTCGAGTTAGTTTATTGTCCTGAGAGTATCAATAATCATGTTTTGGCTGTGCAACAGTCACTCAACATAGCTGGCTCTAAGTATCACTCACTGAACTCAAAATTATAGTTCCTTGGACGCTGAGGCTTTAACTGTTCCTAGGCCTCCTGAGATTAACTTTTTCCCTAAAGTCAGACATTCAGTCTTATCTCCACTGGATTTCAGCTgtccttttttcattcatttaagattTACAATAAGAATAAATGTTTACAATCACATTATCAGTTGTAATGAATCGCACAATGGCTTCAACTCAAAATAAGGTGAAAACAAGAAGAGGCAAAGTGCTCGTCTCCTTGTGATGGCTGCTCTCTGACTCAGGTATGGATGCGTTCTTTTTATGAGCAGTCATTTACAACTTCAGTTCTCTAGAAATTTTATGGGAGAGTGGAAAGCTGAGGTTACAAACAAATAACTTCAGGGTGATAAATTACattaggtaaataaaatatatactattgtaaatatactatactgtattgaTATGAACacgcaaaacacaaacacacacgcacctgTTGACTTCAAAGGGACGGGAAACACTTGGAAGTGAACTTCGACGTCGCTTATCATCTGTAAACGCCGTCCTTTCAGGCCTCTGGTACTTAGGCGCTGAGAATCACCTCCATAAAGGATCCGCTGAGAAACGAGAATCAATGAACATTTACCCCGTATAGCGTGTTTAtcgtaaatgaaaaagaacttaaTGGGAAACTTTTCGAGCATTTCATGTCCTCCAATTTCTGAAGGTGAAAGGAAAACGAAACTAAAAATAACGTTAACCATAACAGTTAGTGGAACATTAACTTATTCTAGTGCATCATCTTACCAGACAGACTTGTACAATGGGCTATATACCAAATAATGGCAAACTTACCTTGTCATTTATGCAGATAATTGACCAATCTTCTGATGCATTTATGTTGAGAAATCTTGATGTTTGCTGTTCGTGAAACAACTTGAGTTCAGTTCTGAATTCTCGGCTACGTTTGTTCCAGACAGCCACCCACACTTCATCTTCCTCGGGAAGGTCAAGAGAGACTTCTTTCCCAGGAGTTGCAATTTTCAGGTCatctgaagaggaaaataatagacTGTGTGTTTGCAACCTAATAAACAGGGTGCTTATCAACCCCTATTTAGCACAGACCTGACTGAAAATCCTACTGAAAGGAGGGGGGGAAATGGCATCTTCGCCACGGGGAAGAAATAGGTCCTTCTGGTGACTGATGAGAAATATTAAGTCGGGTGAGAGGGAATGAAATTCTAAACACTAAGAACATCGTCTAGTTAACTTTTGAATGAGTGGCCCCATGCGTGCATATATACGCAAATGCATGCATTGTTTACTGCCAAGTTCTGGCCTGTGATTTCTTTTGTACTTCCGTTCATCTGTGCATTTCTTTGTCATGATGTTTCTTGAAAGCGACTCTAGGTTTTACTGGGGTACCTCAGGGCCaaagctttttattatttcagtgcaCAGGTTAAGGATATTTCCATTTACTTGCGTGcatttatcattatcttttatttcattatcttttttgtgATTTCTGTTGCTGTCAATTCAAGCAGAGGAAGGTCAGACATTAAACTGGACATGGCATTGGAGTGACTCAGGACTGGATGAGAGCTCTACAGAAGGAGCCATTAGGTATAGAGGTGATTTTCAGTCGCTTCCAAAATATATTACCCTGGGTAAACTTCCTGTCATATGTAAGTTTATTTAGACATGAAGTAGTTGTTAGATTTTTTCAT is a genomic window containing:
- the LOC136855347 gene encoding uncharacterized protein isoform X2, coding for MRHLAVLSTALVQWQMMTLPLKDHDLKIATPGKEVSLDLPEEDEVWVAVWNKRSREFRTELKLFHEQQTSRFLNINASEDWSIICINDKRILYGGDSQRLSTRGLKGRRLQMISDVEVHFQVFPVPLKSTDAATPPPTTLFIAMGVVVTSAVILGSFLGCRFFWKRRNEGPTEGATSAMFTINNPSFANEGVPTGERFGAVSHPGLIRPSSSHVSENPLYGVIIPR
- the LOC136855347 gene encoding uncharacterized protein isoform X1; amino-acid sequence: MRHLAVLSTALVQWQMMTLPLKDHDLKIATPGKEVSLDLPEEDEVWVAVWNKRSREFRTELKLFHEQQTSRFLNINASEDWSIICINDKRILYGGDSQRLSTRGLKGRRLQMISDVEVHFQVFPVPLKSTGLSDAATPPPTTLFIAMGVVVTSAVILGSFLGCRFFWKRRNEGPTEGATSAMFTINNPSFANEGVPTGERFGAVSHPGLIRPSSSHVSENPLYGVIIPR